The following DNA comes from Bacteroidales bacterium.
TTGATGGACGCATTGTGCAGATAGACCCGTTGGCCTACAACTGGCCGGAAAATATGCTGGCGATTGCCCACGCACTTAGCGAAAGCGCATTACCAATAAAAAATTAAACGATGGAAAAACTCGTTGAACTGCAACAGGTTACTGCCGGATATGCCGATGAGGTGGTGCTTCGCAACATCAACCTCACGGTGCATGCACACGATTTTATTGGGGTGATAGGCCCGAATGGGGGTGGCAAAACCACGCTGGTGAATGTAATCCTAGGCATCATCAAGCCGATGTCGGGCAATATCTTATTTCATCCCGACAGCAGCGGTCGTCGGCGTTTTATCGGGTATCTGCCGCAGGTGAGCCACACCGATAAGAAATTTCCCATCAGCGTGCGCGATGTGGTGCTTTCGGGTCTCGCCACCAGTCAGCGATTTATGAATCATTATTCTGCCAGCGACTTCGAGCGGGTGCAGCAGGTGCTTTCGCAAATGGGTATCGAACAACTGGCCGGCAAAAACATTGGCGAGCTTTCGGGCGGACAGTTGCAACGCGTTTTTTTGTGCCGCGCCATCATTGCACAGCCCCGCCTGCTCATCCTCGACGAACCCAACACTTTTGTGGACAACAAATTTGAAAGCGACCTTTACCTTATCCTGCGCGAACTCAACAAAGAGATGGCGATTCTGATGGTGTCGCATGATGTGGGAACCATCACTTATTACGTAAAGTCGATTGCCTGCGTTAACCGGACGCTGCATTACCACGACTCCAACATCATCAGCCAGGAGCAACTGGCCAGCTACAATTGTCCGATACAAATTATTACGCATGGCGATGTGCCGCACACGGTTTTACGCACACATCAGCATTAGTTTTTATTAATAAATAATAATTATTTAAGTGATTGATTCTACAGATTTGGGAAAACCTATCGCGCACCCCCCGATCCGCCAACTGGCGGATAAGTTGCCAACGCACAATCGAGAGTGTGTGGGCTGGCTTCTCCGCCAGCCGGCGGAAATGATGGGTAGCGTGGACATTTTTAAAATAAGAATATTATTTGAAATTTATGTTTTAAAAGACATAAGTTAAACAGTCACAACAAAAACACCGTGGAAGCATTTTTAGAACTATTCGATCTTCTCTTTTTCCGGAACGCTTTGCTGGCGGCGCTGCTGGCAAGTGTTTCGTGCGGAATTGTGGGCACTTACATTGTGTCGCGGCGCATGGTTTTTATCAGTGGTGGCATAACGCATGCTTCATTTGGCGGGATTGGCATCGGGTATTTTTTTGGTTTTTCGCCCATTGTCGGGGCTATCTTTTTTGGGGTGCTCTCGGCGCTGGGCATCGAGTACATGTCGAAAAAAACGGAGGTGCGCGAAGATTCGGTGATTGCCATATTGTGGTCGCTGGGGATGGCTACCGGTATCATTTTTGTTTTTCTCACGCCCGGCTATTCGGCCAACCTGATGAGTTATCTCTTTGGGAATATCCTCACCGTTTCGCAGCTCAACCTACACCTGCTGCTCGCTCTTTCGCTGCTGGTTATTCTGGTTTTTGCGTTGTTTTTTAAAACCATACTTTTTGTGGCTTTCGATGAGAATTTTGCGCGTGCCATCCGCCTCCCCGTGGATGCCATCAATTACCTGCTCATCACATTGGTGGCGCTCACCATTGTGCTCAACATCCGTGTGGCCGGCATTATCCTGGTGCTTTCGTTGCTTACCATCCCACAAACCATCGCCAATCTTTTTACTCAAAATTTCAAAACCATGATCTTTCTCTCCATCCTTACGGGGATGATCGGTAGCTTTGCCGGACTGATGCTGTCGTGGTTTCTCGACATCCCCTCTGGGGCTGCTATCATATTTTTTCTGGTATTGATATACCTCTTGGCGCGGGTGGTGCTGCAGATCAGGATTTCCGTGAAGATAAAACGACAAATCAATCCTCATTATGAAAAATAAAAAACAATCGACCAAGGCGCTTGAAAAGAAACAATACATCATGGCGATTCTGGCCATCGTGCTGTTGCTGGTATTTGTTTTCGTTTACGTTATCAGCAACCAGCCCATGTGGGGCGAACGCACCGCGGTTGAAAAACCTGCCGGCAAGTCTGAGACGGCTGTTTTTGATATCGAAGGACAGCTAACTTTTACCGATACTGCCGGTGCGAATATTACCACCATCTACATCGAAATTGCGGACGACGATTATTCGCGTGAACGCGGCATGATGTATCGGCACTACATTCCCGACACGGTGGGAATGTTGTTCATTTTTCCCGACGAAGCCAGGCGTTGGTTTTGGATGCACGAAACTCCTTCTTCGCTCGATATTATGTATGCCGATGGCGACAAGCAGATCACGCGCATTATCGAAAATACAGCGCCTTATTCCGAAGAGTCGATGCCTTCAGGCGACCCGGCAAAATATGTGATAGAGGTGCAGGCCGGTTTTGCAGCACGGCATCAGATAAAGCAAGGCCATCGTTTCAGCTTTCAGATCCAGCGGTAAAGGTTTATAGCATCAACTCAGTGGATCTGCGTTGTTTATCAGTTTCCGATTTACATTATCTTTGTGCATTACTCGACTGTTCTAAAAAAAAACTATTGATAACATGATCAACGAAAAGCTATTTCACGAAAAGTACGTTCACTTCGACAAAGAGACGGTGGCTGAGATTATTGATATTTTTATAAAAGAATATCAGGAGCGTATTGATAGATTAAGACAAAACCTGGAGACGCGCGACATGGATGAGTTATTAAAAAATGCGCATGCTTTCAAGGGTTCTATTTCCAATTTTGATATGGATAGTAAGGCCTGCAAGGAGATTTCGAAGATGGAGGAGGAGGTGAAACCACTTTTGCAGGAGGTAAAACAAGGAAGGCCGCTTTCGCAAAATGAAGAAGAAGAGTTTTTTGAAAAGCTTGACAATACCTTCCAGAATTTTAAAAAAGATTCACGCCGGCTGGTGGGCCAGATCAAAGAGCTAAGAAAACACTACGATTCCTGACCCAAAGCCTGCAGCGCCTGCTGCTGCGTAGTGTAGATTTTGAATATTCCTGTAAACCCTGAGATATCAAAAATCTCTTTGATATTTTCGCGTAAAGCGCACAGCAATAACTGCCCGTCTGCGGCCGTAAGTTTTTTGAGCGCTACCAGAAAAATGCGCAAACCCGCGCTGCTCACATAATCCATTCCACTGCAATCGATCACCAGTGTAGTGTGATTTTGTTCGAGATGATGCAAAATTTTGCTCTCGAGCTGCTGATAGTTGGTGGTGTCGAGCCGCCCCTCGATGCTGATGATGACGGCCTGCTGGTGTCGCTTTTCAGTTAAAGTCATAGCCTTTGTTTTTGGGTGGCTAAAGTAATATAGAATTTGGAAAGTTGTCGGGAAATGAAGAAGTTGTGAGGTTGTTGGGTTAGCGGGTTATCGACAATTTCTTTCAGGTCACAACTTTTTCAATTGCTTTTAAACCTAACAGCTAAGATTGTGTTTATCCAGCACAAATCCATAAAAACGTGCTAATGACAACTGAATCCAAAAACAAACACCCGCGTCGCTTTTATCAGAAAAAGCGTTTTCTCATTCCTTTCTTTATCCTGCTTGCGCTGATTGCGTTTAGGATTTATCTGCCCACATTGGTCAAGAATTATGTAAATAAAACGCTGTCAGACATTCCTGGCTATTACGGACACGTGGCAGATATCGACATTGCGCTGTATCGGGGCGCTTACGTTATCGACAGCTTGTACCTTAATAAGGTGGATGCCGAAACGCAGATTCCT
Coding sequences within:
- a CDS encoding STAS domain-containing protein, giving the protein MTLTEKRHQQAVIISIEGRLDTTNYQQLESKILHHLEQNHTTLVIDCSGMDYVSSAGLRIFLVALKKLTAADGQLLLCALRENIKEIFDISGFTGIFKIYTTQQQALQALGQES
- a CDS encoding metal ABC transporter permease, with the translated sequence MEAFLELFDLLFFRNALLAALLASVSCGIVGTYIVSRRMVFISGGITHASFGGIGIGYFFGFSPIVGAIFFGVLSALGIEYMSKKTEVREDSVIAILWSLGMATGIIFVFLTPGYSANLMSYLFGNILTVSQLNLHLLLALSLLVILVFALFFKTILFVAFDENFARAIRLPVDAINYLLITLVALTIVLNIRVAGIILVLSLLTIPQTIANLFTQNFKTMIFLSILTGMIGSFAGLMLSWFLDIPSGAAIIFFLVLIYLLARVVLQIRISVKIKRQINPHYEK
- a CDS encoding DUF192 domain-containing protein, translated to MKNKKQSTKALEKKQYIMAILAIVLLLVFVFVYVISNQPMWGERTAVEKPAGKSETAVFDIEGQLTFTDTAGANITTIYIEIADDDYSRERGMMYRHYIPDTVGMLFIFPDEARRWFWMHETPSSLDIMYADGDKQITRIIENTAPYSEESMPSGDPAKYVIEVQAGFAARHQIKQGHRFSFQIQR
- a CDS encoding ABC transporter ATP-binding protein encodes the protein MEKLVELQQVTAGYADEVVLRNINLTVHAHDFIGVIGPNGGGKTTLVNVILGIIKPMSGNILFHPDSSGRRRFIGYLPQVSHTDKKFPISVRDVVLSGLATSQRFMNHYSASDFERVQQVLSQMGIEQLAGKNIGELSGGQLQRVFLCRAIIAQPRLLILDEPNTFVDNKFESDLYLILRELNKEMAILMVSHDVGTITYYVKSIACVNRTLHYHDSNIISQEQLASYNCPIQIITHGDVPHTVLRTHQH
- a CDS encoding Hpt domain-containing protein, producing MINEKLFHEKYVHFDKETVAEIIDIFIKEYQERIDRLRQNLETRDMDELLKNAHAFKGSISNFDMDSKACKEISKMEEEVKPLLQEVKQGRPLSQNEEEEFFEKLDNTFQNFKKDSRRLVGQIKELRKHYDS